From the genome of Deinococcus sp. JMULE3, one region includes:
- a CDS encoding penicillin-binding protein gives MRLRRAPLLTLLLTLGISTAEARVRLGEPLPQHPWTAAAQEVVVVYSHDCGDLGDLWSAVLAAGLPVRAVNAEGFPSPAPAGVQAWTGEAATLFARQLRVGAYPTVLLVQDGRIMNAWEGTFSGKLE, from the coding sequence ATGAGGTTGCGTCGCGCTCCCCTGCTGACCCTGCTGCTGACCCTGGGCATCTCGACCGCCGAGGCGCGCGTGCGCCTGGGGGAACCCCTGCCGCAGCATCCGTGGACGGCGGCGGCGCAGGAGGTCGTGGTGGTGTACAGCCACGACTGCGGGGACCTGGGCGACCTGTGGTCGGCGGTGCTGGCGGCGGGCCTGCCGGTGCGGGCCGTGAACGCCGAGGGGTTCCCCTCCCCCGCCCCGGCGGGCGTGCAGGCCTGGACGGGCGAGGCGGCAACCCTCTTCGCGCGGCAGCTGCGGGTGGGGGCGTACCCCACGGTCCTGCTGGTGCAGGACGGCCGGATCATGAACGCCTGGGAGGGCACCTTCAGCGGCAAGCTGGAATAG
- a CDS encoding cytochrome c biogenesis CcdA family protein: protein MTSASPTLTVAFLAGLVSFLSPCVLPLVPSYLGVLGGERQPWSRALGFVLGFGLVFIALGATASSLGALIAPHKALLGQLSAALIIFFGLVMLGLIRLPFLMRDTRALANAGGYGPVALGAAFAFGWSPCLGPTLGSVLSLAASSASLGSGVTLLAAYTLGLSVPFLLAAALWHRVNLRRLNRFAGVFEKVGGALLVVVGLMMLTGQFTRLATFFFSIMPEWLRL from the coding sequence ATGACGAGTGCTTCCCCGACCCTGACTGTCGCTTTCCTGGCGGGGCTGGTGTCGTTCCTGAGTCCGTGCGTGCTGCCACTGGTCCCCAGTTACCTGGGCGTGCTGGGTGGGGAGCGGCAACCGTGGTCGCGGGCGCTGGGGTTCGTCCTGGGGTTCGGGCTGGTGTTCATCGCGCTGGGCGCGACGGCCAGCAGCCTGGGCGCGCTGATCGCGCCGCACAAGGCGCTGCTGGGACAGCTGTCGGCCGCGCTGATCATCTTCTTCGGGCTGGTGATGCTGGGCCTGATCCGGCTGCCGTTCCTGATGCGGGACACGCGCGCCCTGGCGAACGCCGGAGGGTACGGGCCGGTGGCGCTGGGGGCGGCGTTCGCGTTCGGCTGGAGTCCATGCCTGGGGCCGACGCTGGGCAGCGTCCTGAGCCTCGCGGCCAGCAGCGCCAGCCTGGGCAGCGGCGTGACGCTGCTGGCGGCGTACACGCTGGGCCTGAGCGTGCCGTTCCTGCTGGCGGCGGCGCTGTGGCACCGCGTGAACCTGCGCCGCCTGAACCGCTTCGCGGGGGTGTTCGAGAAGGTGGGGGGCGCGCTGCTGGTCGTGGTGGGCCTGATGATGCTGACGGGGCAGTTCACGCGGCTGGCGACGTTCTTCTTCTCGATCATGCCCGAGTGGCTGCGCCTGTGA
- a CDS encoding ATP-binding cassette domain-containing protein: MTDRAANDPGAAFAVQLRDVWLRLGREVILRGVTLDVPAGQGVTLLGENGAGKTTLLRLLSAGLRPTRGEGRVLGYDLRDSRGVRDAIHLMPVDGGLYPDLTTAENLEFALRMHARAGDVPGTLRRVGLEGAATRRARFLSAGMRKRLALARAHLLARPVTLVDEPFANLDDAGRALVQELLLELRGQGCSLLIAAHEPALAQVVAPRTMRLAGGLLHEEVPA, translated from the coding sequence GTGACGGACAGGGCTGCGAATGATCCGGGCGCGGCGTTCGCGGTGCAGCTGCGGGACGTGTGGCTGCGGCTGGGACGCGAGGTGATCCTGCGTGGCGTGACGCTGGACGTCCCGGCCGGGCAGGGCGTGACGCTGCTGGGCGAGAACGGGGCCGGGAAGACCACGCTGCTGCGCCTGCTGAGCGCCGGGCTGAGGCCCACGCGCGGCGAGGGGCGGGTGCTGGGCTACGACCTGCGCGACAGCCGCGGCGTGCGGGACGCGATTCACCTGATGCCGGTGGACGGCGGCCTGTACCCGGACCTGACGACGGCGGAGAATCTGGAGTTCGCGCTGCGGATGCATGCGCGGGCAGGGGACGTGCCGGGCACGCTGCGCCGCGTGGGGCTGGAGGGCGCGGCCACCCGCCGGGCGCGTTTTCTGTCGGCGGGGATGCGCAAGCGGCTGGCACTGGCCCGCGCGCACCTGCTGGCCCGCCCGGTGACGCTGGTGGACGAACCCTTCGCGAACCTGGACGACGCGGGGCGGGCGCTGGTGCAGGAACTGCTGCTGGAATTGCGCGGGCAGGGCTGCTCGCTGCTGATCGCCGCGCATGAGCCCGCGCTGGCGCAGGTGGTCGCGCCGCGCACCATGCGCCTCGCGGGCGGCCTGCTGCACGAGGAGGTGCCCGCGTGA
- a CDS encoding heme exporter protein CcmB, protein MKGALRQALTVAAKDLRVAGRTRDTLLATAFFAGIVLLVLGFALSGGVVSRDARLSAPLAAGAIWTALALAAAVGAQRAFAQEQEAGALEQLLAYPGPHGALYLGKLLGVLPPLLLVAAATVPTGLVLFGASEAVTAAGRALPWAALALTTALGVLGFAAATTFYGSITVNLRAREALLPALAFPILVPAVLATVQATRLLLEGGWSPEVSTWLTFLTAFDLGTIILATLLFPAAVEG, encoded by the coding sequence GTGAAGGGCGCGCTGAGGCAGGCGCTGACGGTCGCCGCGAAGGACCTGCGCGTGGCGGGCCGCACGCGCGACACCTTGCTGGCCACGGCGTTCTTCGCGGGGATCGTGCTGCTGGTGCTGGGCTTCGCCCTGAGCGGCGGCGTGGTGTCCCGCGACGCCCGCCTGAGCGCGCCGCTGGCCGCCGGGGCGATCTGGACGGCGCTGGCCCTCGCGGCGGCGGTGGGCGCCCAGCGGGCCTTCGCGCAGGAGCAGGAAGCAGGCGCGCTGGAGCAGCTGCTGGCGTACCCCGGGCCGCACGGCGCGCTGTACCTGGGCAAGCTGCTGGGCGTGCTGCCGCCCCTGCTGCTGGTCGCGGCGGCGACCGTCCCGACGGGTCTGGTGCTGTTCGGTGCGTCCGAGGCGGTCACGGCGGCGGGCCGCGCCCTGCCGTGGGCGGCGCTGGCCCTGACGACCGCGCTGGGCGTGCTGGGCTTCGCGGCCGCCACGACCTTTTACGGCAGCATCACCGTGAACCTCCGCGCGCGTGAGGCGCTGCTGCCCGCCCTGGCCTTCCCCATCCTGGTCCCGGCGGTCCTGGCGACCGTGCAGGCCACCCGCCTGCTCCTGGAGGGTGGCTGGAGTCCCGAGGTCAGCACCTGGCTGACGTTCCTGACGGCGTTCGACCTGGGCACGATCATCCTGGCGACCCTGCTGTTTCCGGCCGCGGTCGAGGGCTGA
- the ccsA gene encoding cytochrome c biogenesis protein CcsA, whose product MKRDVTTTVLGAASLLGLAVVLGLSLTSPLDLNMGSLVRLMFVHVPEAWLSYLAYGGTGLFGLLYLIQRRRHWDRLAMASGEIGLLFTLATIVGGMLWAKPTWGTYWVWDARLTTTALSLVVYGGYLLIRSLIDDPERRARVSAVVGIVGTLYVPVNYMAVEWWRGVHQTQTLKLLGGVRWDAAPVYLPTLLLSVASFTLLYFFLLRLRGILAAREEAREERELTGVSGLEVARG is encoded by the coding sequence ATGAAAAGAGACGTCACGACGACCGTGCTGGGCGCGGCCAGCCTCCTGGGTCTGGCGGTGGTGCTGGGCCTGAGCCTGACCTCTCCGCTGGATCTGAACATGGGGTCGCTGGTGCGGCTGATGTTCGTGCATGTGCCCGAGGCGTGGCTGAGTTACCTCGCGTACGGCGGCACGGGCCTGTTCGGGCTGCTGTACCTGATCCAGCGCCGCCGTCACTGGGACCGGCTGGCGATGGCCAGCGGCGAGATCGGGCTGCTGTTCACGCTGGCGACCATCGTCGGCGGGATGCTGTGGGCCAAACCCACCTGGGGCACGTACTGGGTGTGGGACGCCCGGCTGACGACCACGGCGCTGAGTCTGGTGGTGTACGGCGGGTACCTGTTGATCCGGTCGCTGATCGACGACCCCGAGCGCCGCGCGCGGGTGTCGGCGGTGGTGGGGATCGTGGGGACGCTGTACGTGCCCGTGAACTACATGGCGGTGGAGTGGTGGCGCGGCGTGCACCAGACGCAGACGCTGAAGCTGCTGGGTGGCGTGCGCTGGGACGCCGCGCCGGTGTACCTGCCGACGCTGCTGCTGAGCGTGGCGTCGTTCACGCTGCTGTACTTCTTCCTGCTGCGCCTGCGCGGCATCCTGGCGGCCCGTGAGGAGGCGCGTGAGGAACGCGAACTGACCGGCGTGAGCGGTCTGGAGGTGGCCCGTGGATAA
- the ccmE gene encoding cytochrome c maturation protein CcmE: MPGPESPAPLTPLPQARRRKRSPLPVVLGVAALVGLTATIAFGNLNKSLEYFVTPSEYAQQQAQLQGRPVRIGGLVKAVQYEPQTLDLRFTVTDGSVSYPVQYRGAVTDLFKEDQGVVVRGEFQGDTFHATDLVVKHSEEYNVPKTQAELKDMIKSAD; the protein is encoded by the coding sequence GTGCCCGGTCCTGAATCGCCCGCGCCCCTGACGCCGCTGCCACAGGCGCGGCGCCGTAAGCGCAGCCCGCTGCCGGTCGTGCTGGGCGTGGCGGCGCTGGTGGGCCTGACGGCGACCATCGCGTTCGGGAACCTGAACAAGTCGCTGGAGTACTTCGTGACGCCCAGCGAGTACGCGCAGCAGCAGGCGCAGCTGCAGGGCCGCCCGGTGCGGATCGGGGGGCTGGTGAAGGCCGTGCAGTACGAGCCTCAGACGCTGGACCTGCGCTTCACGGTCACGGACGGCAGCGTCAGCTACCCGGTGCAGTACCGGGGCGCGGTGACGGACCTGTTCAAGGAGGACCAGGGGGTCGTGGTGCGCGGCGAGTTCCAGGGGGACACGTTCCACGCGACGGATCTGGTCGTCAAGCACAGCGAGGAGTACAACGTCCCGAAGACGCAGGCCGAGCTGAAGGACATGATCAAGTCGGCCGATTGA